In one Brassica oleracea var. oleracea cultivar TO1000 chromosome C9, BOL, whole genome shotgun sequence genomic region, the following are encoded:
- the LOC106313217 gene encoding callose synthase 5: MAQSSTSHDSGPQGLMRRPSRSAATTMSIEVFDHEVVPASLGTIAPILRVAAEIEHERPRVAYLCRFYAFEKAHRLDPSSSGRGVRQFKTLLFQRLERDNASSLASRVKKTDGREVESYYQQYYEHYVRALDQGDQADRAQLGKAYQTAGVLFEVLMAVNKSEKVEAVAPEIIAAARDVQEKNEIYAPYNILPLDSAGASQSAMQLEEVKAAVAALGNTRGLNWPSGSEQHKKKSGNLDLLDWLRAMFGFQRDNVRNQREHLVCLLADNHIRLTPRPEPLNKLDDRAVDAVKTKLFKNYKNWCKFLGRKHSLRLPQGAEDIQQRKILYMGLYLLIWGEAANIRFMPECLCYIFHNMAYELHGLLAGNVSIVTGENIKPSYGGDDEAFLRKVITPIYRVVEKEASKSANGKAAHSDWSNYDDLNEYFWSPDCFSLGWPMRDDGDFFKSTRDMAQGKKGSLRKAGNTGKSNFTETRTFWHIYHSFDRLWTFYLLALQAMIILAFKRVELREILNKDVLYSLSSIFITAAFLRFLQSLLDVILNFPGFHRWKFTEILRNILKIVVSLAWCVVLPLCYAQSVSFAPGMLKQWLSFLPRVKGVPPLYILAAALYLLPNVLAAIMFIFPMLRRWIENSDWHIIRLLLWWSQPRIYVGRGMHESQISLIKYTIFWLLLFFCKFAFSYFLQVKLLVKPTNAIMSIRHVKYKWHEFFPDAEHNYGAVVSLWLPVILVYFMDTQIWYAIFSTICGGVIGAFDRLGEIRTLGMLRSRFQSLPGAFNTYLVPSDKTRRRGFSLSKRFAEVTAARRTEAAKFSQLWNEIISSFREEDLISDREMDLLLVPYTSDPSLKLIQWPPFLLASKIPIALDMAAQFRTKDSDLWKRICADEYMKCAVIECYESFKHVLHTLVIGENEKRIIGIIIKEVESNISKNSFLSNFRMAPLPALCSKFVELVGILKDADPSKRDTVVLLLQDMLEVTTRDMMQNENRELVELGHTNKESGRQLFAGTDAKPAILFPPVATAQWDEQIRRLHLLLTVKESAMDVPINLEARRRIAFFSNSLFMDMPRAPRVRNMLSFSVLTPYYSEETVYSKNDLEMENEDGISVVYYLQKIFPDEWTNFLERLGCKDETAVLESDENILQLRHWVSLRGQTLFRTVRGMMYYRRALKLQAFLDMATEKEILEGYKAISEPTEEDKKSQRSLYAQLEAVADLKFTYVATCQNYGNQKRSGDRRATDILNLMVNNPSLRVAYIDEVEEREGGKVHKVFYSVLIKAVENLDQEIYRVKLPGPAKIGEGKPENQNHALIFTRGEALQAIDMNQDHYLEEALKMRNLLEEFNEDHGVRAPTILGFREHIFTGSVSSLAWFMSNQETSFVTIGQRVLASPLKVRFHYGHPDVFDRIFHITRGGISKASRGINLSEDIFAGFNSTLRRGNITHHEYIQVGKGRDVGLNQISLFEAKVACGNGEQTLSRDLYRLGHRFDFFRMMSCYFTTVGFYVSSMIVVLTVYAFLYGRLYLSLSGVEEAIVKYAAAKGDSSLKAAMASQSVVQLGMLMTLPMIMEIGLERGFRTALCDLIIMQLQLAPVFFTFSLGTKVHYYGRTILHGGAKYRATGRGFVVRHEKFAENYRMYSRSHFVKGMELMVLLICYRLYGKATEDSVAYVLVLGSTWFLVASWLFSPFLFNPSGFEWQKIVDDWDDWNKWISSRGGIGVPAVKSWESWWEEEQEHLLHSGFFGKFWEIFLSLRYFIYQYGIVYHLNLTKESRLGKQQSVIVYGLSWLVIVAVMIVLKIVSMGRKKFSADFQLMFRLLKLFLFIGSVVIVGMLFHFLKLTVGDILQSFLAFLPTGWALLQISQVGRTLMKAVGMWGSVKALARGYEYIMGVVIFMPVTILAWFPFVSEFQTRLLFNQAFSRGLQIQRILAGGKKQK; the protein is encoded by the exons ATGGCTCAGAGCAGTACATCTCATGACTCTGGCCCTCAGGGGCTGATGAGGCGGCCATCTCGTAGTGCCGCCACTACTATGTCCATCGAAGTGTTTGACCATGAGGTTGTTCCAGCCTCCCTTGGCACCATTGCCCCCATTCTTCGTGTTGCTGCTGAGATTGAACATGAGCGACCTCGCGTTGCCTACCTCT GTCGGTTTTACGCGTTCGAGAAAGCTCATAGATTGGATCCAAGCTCCAGCGGCCGTGGTGTTAGGCAGTTCAAGACACTTCTCTTCCAACGATTAGAAAGG GACAATGCTTCGAGTCTTGCTTCTAGGGTGAAGAAAACCGATGGACGGGAAGTTGAGAGCTACTATCAACAATATTATGAGCACTATGTCAGGGCCCTTGACCAAGGGGATCAAGCAGACAG AGCTCAGCTTGGTAAAGCATACCAGACCGCCGGAGTGCTCTTTGAAGTGCTCATGGCAGTAAACAAGAGCGAAAAAGTTGAAGCAGTAGCTCCTGAG ATTATTGCAGCTGCTAGAGATGTTCAAGAAAAGAACGAAATTTATGCACCGTACAACATTCTTCCATTGGATTCTGCTGGAGCCTCGCAGTCTGCTATGCAGCTTGAGGAG GTCAAAGCCGCTGTAGCTGCCTTGGGGAACACTCGTGGATTGAACTGGCCATCTGGATCTGAGCAGCACAAAAAGAAATCCGGAAATCTGGATCTTCTTGACTGGTTAAGAGCTATGTTTGGATTCCAG AGAGACAATGTCAGAAACCAGAGGGAGCATCTGGTTTGTTTACTTGCTGATAATCATATAAGGTTGACTCCCAGGCCAGAGCCTCTGAATAAG CTGGACGATAGAGCCGTTGATGCCGTCAAGACAAAGCTCTTTAAGAACTACAAGAACTGGTGCAAGTTTTTAGGACGTAAACATAGTTTAAG GCTTCCTCAAGGTGCTGAAGATATACAACAGCGGAAGATACTGTATATGGGTTTGTATCTACTCATTTGGGGTGAAGCTGCAAATATTCGCTTCATGCCAGAATGCTTATGCTATATTTTCCACAAT ATGGCTTATGAACTCCATGGTCTCTTGGCTGGAAATGTCAGCATCGTTACTGGAGAAAACATTAAGCCTTCTTACGGTGGAGATGATGAGGCATTTCTACGGAAGGTCATTACACCAATCTACCGAGTAGTTGAAAAG GAAGCAAGTAAGAGTGCCAATGGCAAGGCGGCTCACTCAGATTGGTCCAACTATGATGATCTCAATGAATATTTCTG GTCTCCGGATTGTTTCTCTCTGGGCTGGCCAATGCGTGATGATGGAGACTTTTTCAAATCAACGCGTGATATGGCACAA GGGAAGAAAGGGTCTTTAAGAAAAGCGGGAAACACAGGCAAATCAAATTTCACCGAGACTCGAACATTTTGGCACATATATCACAGTTTTGACCGACTCTGGACATTCTATTTGTTAGCACTCCAA GCCATGATCATTCTTGCATTTAAACGAGTGGAGCTGAGGGAAATCTTAAACAAGGATGTTTTATACTCTCTCTCCAGTATCTTCATTACAGCAGCTTTTCTACGCTTCCTTCAGA GTCTCTTGGACGTTATCTTAAACTTCCCGGGTTTCCACAGGTGGAAATTTACTGAAATTTTGAGAAATATTCTCAAGATCGTTGTAAGTCTCGCTTGGTGTGTGGTATTGCCGCTTTGCTATGCCCAGTCCGTTTCTTTTGCTCCTGGGATGCTGAAGCAATGGCTATCCTTCCTTCCACGAGTTAAAGGGGTTCCCCCGCTCTATATCTTGGCTGCCGCTCTTTACTTGCTCCCAAATGTGCTGGCGGCTATCATGTTCATTTTCCCTATGCTTCGACGGTGGATTGAGAATTCAGACTGGCATATAATTCGATTGCTTTTGTGGTGGTCACAG CCAAGAATTTACGTTGGAAGGGGGATGCATGAAAGTCAAATTTCACTCATAAA GTATACGATTTTCTGGCTGTTGCTTTTCTTCTGCAAATTCGCATTTAGCTACTTTCTACAGGTGAAACTTTTGGTGAAGCCAACAAATGCAATTATGAGCATTCGCCATGTGAAGTACAAATGGCATGAGTTTTTCCCCGATG CTGAGCACAACTATGGAGCAGTGGTGTCCCTGTGGTTACCTGTGATTTTG GTTTATTTTATGGACACTCAAATTTGGTATGCTATCTTCTCCACTATATGTGGTGGTGTCATTGGTGCCTTTGATAGATTGGGAGAG ATACGAACGCTTGGAATGCTAAGGTCCAGGTTCCAATCATTGCCTGGTGCATTTAACACGTATCTTGTTCCTTCTGATAAAACAAGGAGAAGAGGGTTTTCCCTATCGAAAAGATTTGCAGAG GTCACAGCAGCAAGAAGAACTGAAGCGGCAAAATTTTCCCAACTCTGGAATGAAATAATTAGCAGCTTCCGAGAGGAAGATCTCATCAGTGACAG GGAGATGGATCTGTTGCTTGTTCCTTATACTTCAGATCCTAGTTTGAAACTAATTCAATGGCCACCATTTTTGCTTGCAAGCAAG ATACCCATAGCATTGGATATGGCAGCTCAGTTTCGAACAAAAGACTCTGACCTCTGGAAGCGCATATGTGCAGACGAATACATGAAGTGTGCTGTTATTGAATGCTACGAATCTTTCAAACATGTCTTGCATACTTTGGTAATTGGGGAGAATGAGAAAAG GATCATTGGTATCATCATCAAAGAGGTGGAGAGCAACATATCAAAGAATTCCTTCCTTTCGAATTTCAGAATGGCTCCTTTGCCTGCTCTTTGCAGTAAATTTGTCGAGCTTGTCGGAATCTTG AAAGATGCGGATCCATCCAAAAGAGACACAGTGGTGCTGTTGCTGCAAGATATGTTGGAAGTCACTACCCGAGATATGATGCAAAATGAAAACCG TGAATTGGTTGAACTTGGGCATACTAACAAGGAATCCGGAAGGCAACTTTTTGCTGGTACTGACGCAAAACCTGCTATATTATTTCCTCCAGTGGCAACAGCTCAATGGGATGAACAG ATAAGACGCCTTCATTTACTCTTGACTGTAAAAGAATCTGCAATGGATGTTCCCATAAACCTTGAAGCGCGAAGAAGGATTGCCTTCTTCTCAAATTCACTGTTTATGGATATGCCTCGAGCTCCTCGTGTCAGAAATATGCTTTCCTTTAG TGTTCTAACTCCGTACTATAGTGAAGAGACTGTCTACTCTAAGAACGACCTGGAAATGGAGAATGAAGATGGTATATCAGTTGTATACTATTTGCAGAAGATCTTCCCAG ATGAGTGGACCAACTTCTTGGAGCGTCTTGGTTGTAAAGATGAAACTGCGGTTTTGGAGAGTGACGAAAATATATTGCAGCTTCGCCATTGGGTTTCTCTAAGGGGGCAGACTCTGTTTAGAACAG TTAGAGGCATGATGTATTATAGGCGGGCATTGAAGCTTCAGGCTTTTCTTGACATGGCTACTGAAAAAG AAATATTAGAAGGGTACAAAGCCATTTCAGAGCCAACTGAGGAGGACAAGAAAAGTCAGAGATCATTGTACGCTCAGTTAGAGGCAGTAGCAGATCTCAAATTTACTTACGTTGCTACTTGCCAGAACTATGGAAATCAGAAGCGAAGTGGAGACCGGAGAGCTACTGACATCCTTAATCTAATGGTTAA CAATCCCTCTCTCCGTGTGGCATACATTGATGAGGTTGAGGAACGTGAAGGGGGAAAAGTGCACAAAGTGTTCTATTCGGTGCTTATCAAGGCTGTTGAGAATCTTGATCAG GAAATATATCGGGTAAAATTGCCTGGTCCAGCAAAAATAGGAGAAGGAAAACCCGAAAATCAGAATCATGCACTCATCTTTACAAGAGGAGAAGCTCTCCAGGCTATTGACATGAATCAG GACCATTACCTGGAAGAAGCACTGAAAATGAGGAACCTGCTAGAAGAGTTCAATGAAGACCATGGAGTTCGTGCACCCACTATTCTTGGTTTCAGAGAACATATTTTTACTGGCAG TGTTTCTTCTCTAGCCTGGTTCATGTCGAACCAAGAGACAAGCTTTGTGACCATTGGTCAGCGAGTCCTCGCAAGTCCTCTGAA GGTCCGGTTTCACTATGGTCACCCTGATGTCTTTGATAGAATCTTCCACATCACTCGTGGTGGCATCAGCAAAGCATCACGCGGCATAAATCTTAGCGAGGACATCTTTGCTG GTTTCAACTCAACTCTGAGGCGTGGTAATATCACTCATCATGAGTACATCCAAGTAGGGAAAGGAAGAGATGTTGGACTGAACCAGATATCCCTCTTTGAAGCAAAGGTTGCTTGTGGTAACGGGGAGCAAACATTGAGTAGAGATCTCTACAGACTTGGGCATCGCTTCGATTTCTTCCGTATGATGTCCTGCTACTTCACAACCGTAGGCTTTTACGTCAGCTCTATG ATTGTTGTCCTCACAGTTTATGCATTCTTGTATGGAAGACTTTATCTGTCACTGAGTGGAGTGGAAGAGGCAATAGTAAAGTATGCAGCGGCTAAAGGAGATAGTTCACTCAAGGCAGCGATGGCCTCACAGTCCGTTGTGCAACTGGGTATGCTTATGACACTTCCAATGATAATGGAGATTGGGCTAGAGAGAGGATTCAGAACTGCACTGTGCGACCTAATCATAATGCAGCTTCAGTTAGCGCCTGTCTTCTTTACCTTCTCGCTTGGTACCAAGGTCCATTACTACGGACGAACCATACTACACGGAGGAGCCAAGTACAGAGCAACAGGCCGTGGCTTTGTGGTGAGGCACGAGAAGTTTGCGGAGAATTACAGGATGTACTCGAGAAGCCACTTCGTGAAAGGAATGGAGTTGATGGTTCTTCTGATATGCTACAGGCTGTATGGTAAAGCAACAGAGGACTCAGTAGCGTACGTGCTTGTTCTGGGATCAACTTGGTTCCTGGTTGCTTCCTGGCTGTTCTCTCCGTTCCTTTTCAACCCCTCGGGATTCGAGTGGCAGAAGATAGTAGATGACTGGGATGATTGGAACAAATGGATAAGCAGCAGAGGAGGCATTGGAGTGCCAGCAGTCAAAAGCTGGGAATCCTGGTGGGAAGAAGAGCAAGAGCATTTGCTTCACTCTGGCTTTTTCGGAAAGTTCTGGGAGATCTTCCTCTCCCTCCGCTACTTCATCTACCAATACGGAATTGTCTACCACTTGAACTTAACCAAAGAGAGTAGACTCGGAAAACAGCAAAGCGTCATAGTCTACGGACTCTCATGGCTGGTGATCGTTGCAGTGATGATCGTACTCAAGATAGTGTCGATGGGGAGAAAGAAGTTTAGCGCGGATTTCCAGCTGATGTTCAGATTGCTCAAGCTGTTTCTCTTCATAGGATCGGTGGTGATAGTTGGAATGCTATTCCACTTCCTGAAACTGACGGTTGGAGATATATTGCAGAGCTTCTTAGCGTTTCTACCGACGGGATGGGCTCTGCTTCAGATCTCGCAGGTGGGAAGAACACTGATGAAGGCTGTAGGAATGTGGGGTTCGGTCAAGGCATTGGCTCGAGGGTATGAGTACATAATGGGGGTTGTCATCTTCATGCCAGTCACCATTCTCGCCTGGTTCCCCTTTGTCTCCGAATTTCAGACTAGGCTTCTTTTCAACCAGGCATTTAGCCGTGGCCTTCAGATTCAACGTATCCTTGCTGGTGGTAAGAAACAGAAGTGA
- the LOC106316803 gene encoding cation/H(+) antiporter 15 — MAEENSTTDTSIICYAPSMITTNGVWQGDNPLDFSLPLFVLQLTLVVLVTRFFVFVLKPFRQPRVISEILGGIVLGPSVLGRYDKFANTVFPQRSVMVLETMANVGLLYFLFLVGVEMDIMVVRKTGRRALTIAIGGMVLPFLIGAAFSFSMHRSDDHLGQGTYILFLGVALSVTAFPVLARILAELKLINTEIGRISMSAALVNDMFAWILLALAIALAESEKSSFASLWVMISSAAFIAVCVFVVRPGISWIIRKTPEGENFSEFYICLILTGVMISGFITDSIGTHSVFGAFVFGLVIPNGPLGLTLIEKLEDFVSGLLLPLFFAISGLKTNIASIEGPATWLTLMLVIVLACAGKVIGTVIVAFFHGMPVREGITIGLLLNTKGLVEMIVLNVGKDQKVLDDETFATMVLIALVMTGVITPIVTVLYKPVRRSVSYKRRTIQQTKPDSELRVLVCVHTPRNVPTIINLLEASHPTKRSPICIYVLHLVELTGRASAMLIVHSTRKSGRPALNRTQAQSDHIINAFENYEQHAAFVAVQPLTAISPYSTMHEDVCSLAEDKRVSFIIIPFHKQQTVDGGMEATNPAYRLVNQNLLGNSPCSVGILVDRGLNGATRLTSNTISLQVAVLFFGGPDDREALAYAWRMAEHPGISLSVLRFIPDEDVAEPASSTRNMNVDMKKQRQLDDEYINTFRAANAEHETILYVDKVVSNGEETVAAVRSMDSSHDLFIVGRGEGMLSPLTAGLTDWSECPELGAIGDLLASSDFAATVSVLVVQQYVGSSALEDDMDLPDSPVHSHEHPRDTYGLQNPR; from the exons ATGGCTGAGGAAAATAGTACGACGGACACCTCCATAATATGTTACGCGCCAAGCATGATTACCACCAATGGAGTTTGGCAAGGCGACAACCCTCTCGATTTCTCCCTGCCTCTCTTTGTTCTCCAGCTTACATTGGTCGTTCTCGTCACTCGTTTCTTTGTCTTTGTACTCAAACCATTTCGCCAACCTCGTGTCATCTCCGAGATCCTT GGGGGAATAGTGCTGGGGCCATCGGTGCTTGGGCGCTACGATAAATTCGCCAACACCGTGTTCCCTCAGAGAAGTGTGATGGTACTTGAAACAATGGCTAACGTTGGTTTACTCTACTTTTTGTTCCTGGTGGGCGTTGAGATGGACATTATGGTGGTACGCAAGACTGGGAGGCGAGCACTAACCATCGCTATCGGTGGTATGGTCTTACCATTCCTCATTGGCGCTGCTTTCTCTTTCTCCATGCACAGATCTGATGACCATTTGGGGCAAGGAACCTACATACTCTTCCTCGGTGTAGCTCTCTCCGTCACCGCCTTCCCGGTCCTCGCAAGGATTCTCGCTGAACTCAAGCTCATCAACACCGAGATTGGTCGGATCTCCATGTCCGCAGCCTTGGTCAACGACATGTTTGCTTGGATTCTCCTGGCCCTAGCCATCGCGTTGGCAGAGAGCGAGAAAAGTTCATTTGCCTCTCTTTGGGTCATGATTTCTAGTGCAGCTTTCATCGCCGTTTGCGTGTTTGTTGTTAGACCAGGCATTTCTTGGATCATACGCAAAACCCCTGAAGGCGAGAACTTTAGTGAGTTCTACATTTGTCTCATCTTGACGGGAGTCATGATCTCTGGTTTCATTACAGATTCAATTGGAACACATTCAGTCTTTGGTGCTTTTGTATTCGGTCTTGTGATCCCCAATGGACCTCTTGGTCTCACCCTCATAGAGAAACTCGAAGATTTTGTCTCTGGACTTCTCCTGCCTCTCTTCTTTGCAATAAGTGGTCTCAAGACTAATATAGCTTCCATCGAAGGTCCCGCCACGTGGTTAACTCTGATGCTTGTTATCGTTCTAGCGTGTGCTGGAAAAGTCATTGGCACTGTCATCGTTGCGTTTTTCCACGGGATGCCGGTTCGCGAAGGGATAACTATTGGCTTGCTATTAAACACCAAAGGTCTAGTTGAAATGATCGTCCTTAATGTTGGCAAAGACCAAAAGGTTTTGGACGACGAGACTTTTGCCACGATGGTGCTTATAGCCTTGGTTATGACTGGAGTCATAACTCCTATTGTAACCGTTCTTTACAAACCGGTGAGGCGTTCGGTTTCGTACAAGAGACGGACGATCCAACAGACAAAGCCGGACAGTGAGCTTCGAGTGCTGGTATGCGTCCATACGCCGCGTAACGTTCCAACTATAATAAACCTTCTCGAAGCTTCACATCCTACAAAGAGATCTCCCATTTGCATATACGTTCTCCATCTTGTTGAGCTCACGGGTAGAGCGTCCGCGATGCTGATCGTCCACAGCACTCGAAAATCAGGACGGCCGGCGCTTAACAGAACGCAAGCTCAATCAGATCACATCATTAACGCCTTCGAGAATTATGAACAGCATGCTGCCTTTGTCGCTGTTCAGCCCTTGACAGCTATTTCGCCTTACTCGACGATGCACGAGGACGTTTGCAGCTTGGCAGAGGACAAACGTGTTTCCTTTATAATCATACCGTTTCACAAACAACAAACGGTGGATGGAGGGATGGAAGCGACCAACCCGGCTTACCGTTTGGTTAACCAAAACCTACTCGGAAACTCGCCTTGCTCCGTTGGGATTCTCGTGGACAGAGGACTCAACGGCGCCACGAGATTGACCTCGAACACCATCTCTCTCCAAGTTGCCGTTCTATTTTTCGGCGGTCCTGACGATAGAGAAGCCTTGGCTTATGCCTGGAGGATGGCTGAACATCCTGGCATTAGTTTATCTGTGCTGCGTTTTATCCCTGATGAAGATGTAGCGGAACCTGCTTCTTCCACTCGGAATATGAATGTGGACATGAAGAAGCAACGACAGCTTGATGATGAGTACATCAATACCTTCAGAGCAGCGAATGCGGAACACGAGACGATTCTTTACGTCGATAAAGTGGTTAGCAATGGAGAGGAGACGGTTGCTGCGGTGAGATCAATGGATAGTTCTCATGATCTGTTTATAGTTGGAAGAGGAGAAGGAATGTTGTCTCCTCTCACCGCCGGTTTAACTGATTGGAGTGAGTGTCCTGAGCTTGGTGCCATTGGAGATTTGCTTGCCTCTTCAGATTTTGCAGCCACTGTCTCGGTCCTTGTGGTTCAGCAGTATGTTGGGTCATCGGCACTAGAAGATGACATGGATTTGCCTGATAGTCCGGTACACTCACATGAACATCCAAGGGACACATATGGTTTACAGAATCCACGGTAG